TGTCAAAATAAACATCATCTGCCCAATTATTATCTACATAATCTTGATGACGCAAAAGCGCTATTTTGACATACAAAGCGAGCATATATTCATAATAAGCGCCAATCTCAGAAGATTGTTTGGATTTTAAAAAACCTTCGGTATCTAATTCTATTTGTTTGAGAGCTAAACGAGCTTCTTCATCAGTAATATTATACTTTTGGATTACATCACAAGCATCCTTGCTTAATCCAATTCTTTGCGCAAAATAATCTAAATTCATCTTTCGCCCCTAAAAATTAATTTGAATACGATACATTATAAATTTGCTTTCACTTGGTGTCAATAGGGTTAATTTTAAAAATAATTAAATAAATATTAAGACTTTGAGAAACTTATTGGTTTATTTTACTAAACATAAAGATTTTTAATACAGTATGTATCAGACAATCTGCAATATACTAACATAAAATAATCTTACTAATAATTTATAGGAGTTTTAAGTTTGAAAGCAAAACAAATAATTATATTATTTTCTTTGCCGATATTGTTTTTTGTTTTAGCCTTAATTCAAGATATTTGGATTAAAAAGACAATATCCATATTGTTTTGGTTACCTGCTATAATTTATATTTTGATAAGCTTATTAGAGTTGTTTGAGTTAATAAGGTTTGACAATCTTAATGTTTTATCAAACATAAAATATGTGTCTGCTATTTTGATTATAATAATCAGTTCAATAACAAATATTGCAGTCGGATTTTCAAATAAAATTATATCCAAATATATTTTAATAATTGTTATAAATATGATCGCAATTGGAGCAATAATTGTCTTATTTATTTTTGAAAAAAGACTGCATCAAAAAAATAAAAGCTAAAAAAAAGCAGGCATGACCTGCTTTTTTATAATTTTATATTCTTATTTCAATATTAAGCATCTTATTGGCTGGTAAAGTAATGTCTTTTACTATATGCGTTTCAGGATCGTAATTTTGGCTATCTAGTCCTTTTAGTCTTTTGGTTTCTTTTGGCAGAATTAAATCAAAAGTTATTGCCCTTCTTGATTTTATCTTGGCATTGATTATACCTTTTTTCCTATCCCATTCTATGCCAACTTCAGCTCCACATCTTGTCTGAAAACCTTCTATCGAGCCTTTTTTGAAGTTTTCACTTAATGCAGGCAATAAAACTATACTGTCTTCTGTGGATGTAACCATACATTCTGAAATAGCTGAAGTCAACAAAATATTGGATTCTGGACAATATGTTGCCCAGAAATCATCATCGCCTATTCCCATACCACGCCAGTCATTGCTTGCGCATATAAAATTAGACATCATTGAGGTTCTCAAAATTAATTCTAAACATTCCATAACATCCGAAGCATTACCCATTTTGGCAAACACATTGGCTAATACGGAATAAGAAATGGAATTATGTTTATTAATTCCGCTATGCAGACGCTTTTGAGCGGTGTTATAAAATGCATTGAATCTTTCGCTGTCTAGTTTTTCGTTTCCCGGGAAAATAGGATAAAAGAGCCCAAACGAACGCGAATCATGATTATCCAATATTCGTGTTTCGATATATTCCTTAACCAATCCTTCGTTATTGATAACATAAGCAGGAATTCGTGTAAGCATATCTTCCCATTTAGGAATTTCGTCTTTATTTGTATTGGCTTTTTGGCTACCCTCAATGATATTTATTAATAATCCTTTTAATACTGCAAAATCCATTGTAGAATTGCGTGCAATTCCGATGTCATTTTCAGAAGATATATTGCCAGGAAGTCCGTCAGGAGCATAAGACGGATTGCAATCATATTTACCATCTGCTTTTATTTTTAAGAACTCTTCATAAAAGAGCGTCACTTCTTTCATAAAAGGCAAAGCGCGATCTTTTAGGAATTTTATATCACCGGTATAAAGATAATATTCATAATAAAGATTAGCGATCATGCCGCCGATGCTGACATTATGGATAATCTTTGGATCAATAATTCCCAATAAGCCTGATTGAGGTGCCACGACCTCAGGAATAAATATTCCTCTGCATCCATACAATCTGCTGGCATTTTTCTTGAGATCATCAATCATCTGCTCATAGTAATCAAAAATAGGCATCAAATATGAGCTTAATCCGCCAGTAAATGCTTGATAATACACAAAGGGAAGTCTATATGCGTTAATATATGAATTAACAGCCTTATAATCTCCGCACCATAATCCATATGGCGCCATTATACGAGAATCGGGCGAAGTAGAACTTATAAATAAATATCTGCCAAAAGCCCATAATTTTTCTATTAAAGCTTCCTTTATTTCTCCTGCTTGCGCAGCTTCGATCAGGTCTTCAATATATTCATCTCTGTCCTCGGCTTCTAAGTCAAACTCTGCGGAAGAAAATAACTTTGAAAAAGCTGA
The genomic region above belongs to Clostridia bacterium and contains:
- a CDS encoding glycoside hydrolase N-terminal domain-containing protein, whose protein sequence is MASNKRPKTILKFKKASEWWGALWRGGLPVGNGKIGASVFGGAGKETILINHGDLWWQGYTGVLQDVADKLKDLRRATDEGDYTRAAEILPNALINKGYRPIPAVPLPLCDLKVSMPLEKPVKEYSRILNLETGEAIVSFRDGSTKYDRSLFVSMTSNIIAYEFTKTGPKGIEAVFSFDIHDRSNIRTPQAISKLPEGLMTKYENFFMYISARSDNGTEFGAVARITHYGGSMEVKNNSIRIKGAERIFVLVKPFIESQREKEWKALKAELSAIKLTYERMFKDHCSAFSKLFSSAEFDLEAEDRDEYIEDLIEAAQAGEIKEALIEKLWAFGRYLFISSTSPDSRIMAPYGLWCGDYKAVNSYINAYRLPFVYYQAFTGGLSSYLMPIFDYYEQMIDDLKKNASRLYGCRGIFIPEVVAPQSGLLGIIDPKIIHNVSIGGMIANLYYEYYLYTGDIKFLKDRALPFMKEVTLFYEEFLKIKADGKYDCNPSYAPDGLPGNISSENDIGIARNSTMDFAVLKGLLINIIEGSQKANTNKDEIPKWEDMLTRIPAYVINNEGLVKEYIETRILDNHDSRSFGLFYPIFPGNEKLDSERFNAFYNTAQKRLHSGINKHNSISYSVLANVFAKMGNASDVMECLELILRTSMMSNFICASNDWRGMGIGDDDFWATYCPESNILLTSAISECMVTSTEDSIVLLPALSENFKKGSIEGFQTRCGAEVGIEWDRKKGIINAKIKSRRAITFDLILPKETKRLKGLDSQNYDPETHIVKDITLPANKMLNIEIRI
- a CDS encoding acyltransferase domain-containing protein, translated to MNLDYFAQRIGLSKDACDVIQKYNITDEEARLALKQIELDTEGFLKSKQSSEIGAYYEYMLALYVKIALLRHQDYVDNNWADDVYFDTFKDFAIWNDVCVKETGICGLKELNWLAEPIQLK